A part of Microbacterium terregens genomic DNA contains:
- a CDS encoding SDR family oxidoreductase — protein sequence MPDIANRLVLVAGATSTSGLTCARALTAAGARVVAVGRDAGKLDALAAEVPGISVRACDLTDESAVQDLAQQVHDSDGRVDGIVHLVGGWRGGGGLAGQSDEDYRFLERSFTALRHVSRAFDSDLRASPAGRLAIVSSTSVTRPLAGGANYAAVKAASEAWTRAVAQGFGKSARDAGAELSAAAVIFRVKTLAGLEDALAARVVGLWDADAASLNDTVVTLGDD from the coding sequence ATGCCTGACATCGCGAACCGTCTGGTGCTGGTCGCAGGAGCGACCAGCACCAGCGGGCTGACCTGCGCGCGCGCCCTGACTGCGGCCGGAGCGCGGGTCGTGGCGGTCGGGCGGGATGCCGGAAAGCTCGACGCGCTCGCCGCAGAGGTCCCCGGCATCTCGGTGCGCGCCTGCGACCTCACCGACGAGTCGGCGGTGCAGGACCTGGCCCAGCAGGTGCACGACTCCGATGGCCGGGTGGACGGCATCGTGCACCTGGTCGGGGGCTGGCGCGGGGGCGGCGGACTGGCCGGCCAGAGCGACGAGGACTACCGATTCCTCGAGCGCTCGTTCACGGCTCTGCGGCACGTCAGTCGCGCTTTCGACTCCGATCTGCGTGCGTCGCCGGCCGGTCGCCTCGCGATCGTGTCCTCGACCTCGGTCACCCGGCCCCTCGCGGGCGGGGCGAACTACGCCGCCGTCAAGGCCGCGAGTGAGGCCTGGACCCGTGCCGTCGCGCAGGGCTTCGGCAAGAGCGCGAGGGATGCCGGCGCCGAGCTGTCCGCGGCGGCCGTGATCTTCCGCGTGAAGACCCTGGCGGGGCTGGAGGACGCGCTCGCCGCGCGCGTGGTGGGCCTGTGGGACGCCGACGCGGCATCCCTCAACGACACCGTCGTCACCCTCGGCGACGACTGA